In the genome of Desulfofarcimen acetoxidans DSM 771, one region contains:
- the adhE gene encoding bifunctional acetaldehyde-CoA/alcohol dehydrogenase, with protein sequence MDVQKTSENKSVEEAIENLVEKALRARDNFLNYNQKQVDDIVRAMTLAGLNRHAELAKMAVEETGRGVYEDKITKNIFATEYIYHSIKYHRTVGVINEDEEAGYLEIAEPVGVVAGVTPVTNPTSTAMFKAIICMKTRNPVIFSFHPGAQKCSAAAVRTLLEAAVSAGAPENCISWIKEPSVEATRALMNHPGVALVLATGGGGMVKSAYSTGKPALGVGPGNVPCYIEKSANLRRAVNDIILSKTFDNGMICASEQGVIADREIAREVRRLFTDYGCYFLSPEETGLLQRMVTGNGTCSLNPDIVGHPAEEIAKTAGFAVPFGTKILIAQIDGVGKDHPLSREKLSPVLAYYEVNGYEEGFKLCQEMIEFGGMGHTSVIHSENDELIRKFSRRMMTGRIVVNSPSSHGAIGDIYNTNMPSLTLGCGSMGHNSTTSNVSAVNLINVKRVAYRREGMQWFKVPEKVYFSPGAVQYLSKMPGVARAAIITDKIMVDLGYVDKVLYHLNKRSNKVAADVFSEVVPDPSLETVQSGVSMLKNLRPDTLIALGGGSVMDAAKAMWLFYEHPDVEFDWLKLKFLDIRKRTYKYPKLGRKVKMVAIPTTSGSGSEVTAFTVITDRGAEIKYPLADYELTPDVAIIDSEFTYSVPPDLTADTGIDVLTHALEAYVSVMATDYSDAMAIKAMEMVFEYLPQVYRDGGNKKAREKMHNASCIAGMAFTNAFLGICHSLAHKVGGEFRIPHGRINGVFLPHVIEYNAQKPSKFVSYPNYEYYMAPEKYRRAAQLLGLASSSVEQGVASLVGAVRILMAEINLPATLMQLGINRKDYEAKIPSLAEKAFADQVTVTNPRLPLVAELEVLLRKGYGEINN encoded by the coding sequence ATGGACGTACAAAAGACTTCCGAAAACAAATCAGTCGAAGAAGCTATTGAGAACCTGGTAGAAAAGGCTTTAAGAGCCAGGGACAATTTTTTAAATTATAACCAGAAACAGGTGGATGATATTGTCAGGGCTATGACTTTGGCCGGTCTGAACAGACACGCGGAACTGGCTAAAATGGCGGTAGAGGAAACCGGCCGGGGTGTTTATGAGGACAAAATAACTAAAAACATCTTTGCTACTGAGTATATTTACCATAGTATTAAGTACCATAGAACAGTTGGTGTGATTAATGAAGATGAAGAGGCCGGTTACCTGGAAATAGCTGAACCTGTAGGTGTGGTAGCCGGAGTAACGCCTGTTACCAACCCTACTTCCACAGCTATGTTTAAAGCTATAATCTGCATGAAAACCAGAAACCCGGTGATTTTCAGTTTCCATCCCGGTGCTCAGAAGTGCAGTGCTGCCGCGGTGCGGACTTTGCTGGAGGCCGCTGTATCGGCGGGAGCGCCTGAAAACTGTATCAGTTGGATTAAAGAGCCTTCCGTAGAAGCAACGAGAGCCTTGATGAATCACCCGGGAGTTGCCCTGGTATTAGCTACCGGGGGAGGCGGGATGGTCAAATCGGCTTACAGTACAGGTAAACCGGCACTGGGCGTGGGTCCGGGCAATGTACCCTGCTACATTGAGAAATCGGCTAACTTGCGGCGAGCGGTTAATGACATAATCCTGAGCAAGACTTTTGATAACGGGATGATTTGCGCTTCTGAGCAGGGAGTTATTGCAGACAGAGAAATAGCAAGGGAAGTCAGGAGACTGTTTACAGACTACGGTTGTTATTTTCTTTCACCGGAGGAAACCGGACTGCTGCAGAGGATGGTTACCGGAAACGGTACCTGCTCTTTAAACCCGGACATAGTTGGACACCCTGCTGAGGAAATTGCCAAAACAGCCGGTTTTGCCGTGCCTTTCGGTACTAAAATTCTGATCGCGCAAATTGACGGGGTGGGCAAGGATCACCCTCTGTCCAGAGAGAAATTAAGCCCTGTACTGGCTTATTACGAGGTAAACGGGTATGAGGAAGGCTTTAAGCTGTGCCAGGAAATGATAGAATTTGGCGGTATGGGACATACTTCGGTGATTCACAGTGAGAATGATGAGCTAATCAGGAAGTTTTCGCGGCGCATGATGACCGGCAGGATTGTGGTCAACTCACCTTCCAGCCATGGCGCTATCGGGGATATATATAATACTAATATGCCGTCTCTAACGCTGGGATGTGGTTCAATGGGACATAACTCAACTACCTCCAATGTCAGTGCGGTTAATTTGATCAACGTTAAGCGCGTGGCCTATCGCCGGGAAGGCATGCAGTGGTTTAAAGTTCCGGAGAAAGTATATTTTTCACCAGGTGCGGTTCAATACCTATCCAAGATGCCCGGGGTGGCAAGGGCAGCAATAATTACTGATAAGATTATGGTCGATTTGGGTTATGTTGATAAGGTGCTTTATCACTTGAACAAACGTTCCAATAAAGTTGCGGCGGATGTCTTCAGCGAAGTGGTGCCGGATCCGTCACTGGAAACAGTTCAGAGCGGTGTGTCCATGCTCAAGAACCTGCGGCCGGATACTCTAATTGCATTGGGCGGCGGTTCTGTAATGGACGCGGCTAAAGCTATGTGGCTATTTTATGAGCACCCGGATGTAGAGTTTGATTGGCTCAAACTAAAGTTTTTAGATATAAGGAAGAGAACCTATAAATATCCCAAACTGGGCCGTAAGGTGAAAATGGTGGCAATACCCACCACCAGCGGCAGCGGTTCAGAGGTTACAGCCTTTACCGTAATTACGGATAGAGGCGCTGAGATTAAATATCCTTTGGCCGACTACGAATTAACTCCTGATGTGGCCATTATTGACTCAGAGTTTACTTATTCAGTGCCGCCGGATTTGACTGCCGATACCGGCATAGATGTACTGACTCATGCGCTGGAAGCTTATGTTTCGGTGATGGCTACTGATTATAGCGATGCCATGGCTATAAAAGCTATGGAGATGGTATTTGAGTATTTACCGCAGGTGTACCGGGACGGAGGCAATAAAAAGGCCAGAGAAAAAATGCATAATGCCTCCTGCATTGCGGGAATGGCTTTTACCAACGCCTTTTTGGGCATCTGTCACAGTTTAGCGCATAAGGTGGGCGGGGAGTTTCGTATCCCGCACGGCAGGATTAACGGAGTTTTCTTGCCTCATGTGATTGAATACAATGCTCAAAAACCGTCCAAATTTGTTTCCTACCCTAATTACGAATATTACATGGCTCCGGAGAAGTACAGGCGGGCCGCGCAGCTTTTGGGACTGGCGTCCTCAAGCGTTGAACAGGGTGTGGCATCTCTGGTCGGGGCTGTGCGCATATTAATGGCGGAGATTAACCTGCCTGCGACACTGATGCAGTTGGGTATTAATCGGAAGGATTATGAGGCTAAAATACCCTCACTGGCGGAAAAGGCTTTTGCCGATCAGGTAACCGTGACCAACCCGCGGCTGCCGTTGGTGGCTGAACTGGAGGTTTTATTGAGAAAAGGCTATGGTGAGATTAATAATTAA
- a CDS encoding [Fe-Fe] hydrogenase large subunit C-terminal domain-containing protein, whose protein sequence is MNKNDFAHRILVNLARQMKLGEILDRKKLSDKIIAECFPEKIEDEQIWRDRIDKRLDFLLQHSRQEESEPLLVHLLEESCEECSVEKRPCVHACPTGAITYDRHGKGSINTALCVECGWCVDTCISGVIIARSEFAQVATMLLQSKVNPVYAILAPSFVGQFGPGVTPEILKAALKALGFSGVYEVAMAADIVVLEEAREFCERMKSREKFMITSCCCPAFIKLVEKVRPKVAHLISPSMSPMIIMGKMLKGREEECRVVFIGPCIAKKAEAKRPDLQPAVDCVLTFKETKALLEAAELSLDGSLGQSEVQDASHDGRIFAHTGGVSEAIHRAVQRRAPDLEFRPVKGNGLKQCSELLKQLEEGRLDANFMEGMGCPEGCVGGPGTNIKAAEAAVLVREFADRAPKQQSDDNIFALQWMKEYYKAADTESIKLDM, encoded by the coding sequence ATGAACAAAAATGATTTTGCTCACCGTATACTGGTAAATCTGGCTCGCCAAATGAAACTGGGAGAAATACTTGACAGAAAAAAGCTCTCGGATAAAATCATTGCCGAGTGTTTCCCTGAAAAAATCGAAGATGAGCAAATCTGGCGTGACAGGATAGACAAGCGGCTGGATTTTTTGCTGCAACACAGCCGGCAGGAGGAATCAGAACCGCTGTTGGTACACTTGCTTGAAGAAAGCTGTGAGGAATGCAGTGTGGAAAAGCGGCCCTGTGTTCATGCATGTCCTACAGGAGCTATAACTTATGACCGGCATGGTAAAGGCAGCATAAATACCGCGCTGTGCGTGGAGTGCGGATGGTGTGTGGATACATGTATTTCGGGTGTGATTATAGCCCGCTCTGAATTCGCACAGGTTGCAACTATGCTGCTGCAAAGTAAGGTCAACCCAGTATATGCCATACTGGCACCCTCTTTTGTAGGGCAGTTTGGGCCCGGTGTAACCCCGGAAATATTAAAAGCCGCTCTCAAGGCGCTGGGTTTTAGCGGTGTCTATGAAGTAGCCATGGCCGCGGATATAGTTGTTCTTGAAGAAGCCAGAGAGTTCTGTGAGCGCATGAAGAGCAGGGAAAAGTTTATGATCACCTCCTGCTGCTGTCCTGCTTTTATAAAATTGGTGGAAAAGGTGAGGCCTAAAGTTGCCCACCTGATTTCTCCTTCCATGTCACCGATGATTATTATGGGAAAAATGCTTAAGGGGAGGGAGGAAGAATGTCGCGTAGTTTTTATCGGTCCCTGTATAGCTAAAAAAGCAGAAGCTAAAAGACCTGATTTACAGCCGGCTGTTGATTGCGTATTAACATTTAAGGAAACTAAAGCTTTACTGGAGGCTGCTGAATTATCACTTGACGGTTCACTGGGGCAGAGTGAGGTGCAGGATGCATCGCATGACGGGCGTATTTTTGCACATACCGGTGGTGTTTCCGAGGCTATTCACAGGGCTGTACAGAGGCGTGCGCCGGATTTAGAGTTCAGGCCGGTTAAAGGCAACGGGTTAAAACAATGCAGCGAATTGCTGAAGCAGCTGGAAGAAGGCAGGTTGGATGCCAACTTTATGGAGGGTATGGGCTGCCCGGAAGGCTGTGTCGGAGGTCCGGGAACCAATATCAAAGCTGCCGAGGCGGCGGTTTTGGTCAGAGAATTTGCAGACAGGGCGCCAAAGCAGCAAAGTGATGACAATATCTTTGCCCTACAATGGATGAAGGAATATTACAAAGCTGCGGATACCGAATCTATCAAGCTGGATATGTGA